The Apis mellifera strain DH4 linkage group LG8, Amel_HAv3.1, whole genome shotgun sequence genome contains a region encoding:
- the LOC410106 gene encoding myotubularin-related protein 10-B isoform X1, with translation MESKSCNNFISYVGLEEHEMQPLGSSRRNSLSENNIKLLPGEIFITKAENVLMFSPVSDLNQGTSGILSVTNFKLTFVTTDDTNGEDVARQHNHLYGYMDTCLTNIEDIYVTVGDKKRKLIPGNIVPSKIKGIFIICKNLRTWSFSFKFSPIGDGKNLLQALLHHAFPSRHQLLFAYDYQKAYYSSLDKAVRLFRDISDWCNELERIICNEKFRKFWRLSTVNKDFKLCRSLSRYIIIPASITDNQLMDAAKRFQGNRPPIWSWSNARGAALVKMSELSPLVTSRIQENIMFENVRKSHPRKMPPIVLELNKGISVKLIAVAFSKFACLCSPENIRQFWLQDNNFYSLVENTKWLKYVSYCLQKAVEACEHLHLGYSVILQEGAGIDLCCIISSLVQLLLDPYFRTINGFQSLLQKEWVASGHPFCDRLGHISKRTSEKSPLLLLYLDCIWQLSQQFPGEFEFTETYLTTLWDAAHVSVFDTFIFNCEKDRVAAATDPEKPLVLRSVWDWKKQFSDQDILLFYNPFYNPHETDSKEKFVIKPLYNIANLELWTQCYFRWIPTLEIHNGGENHIELYARLLQNNVNQLKMNINDNCGSPTGKSNSYSVHMNIDSFYPFSNKKSGNIVSTPIMNNSILATKSLLEAQSLITATD, from the exons ATGGAAAGTAAAAGCTGCAATAATTTCATAAGTTATGTTGGTCTGGAGGAACACGAGATGCAg cCACTAGGTTCTAGTCGACGTAATTCGTTATccgagaataatattaaattgttaccTGGTGAAATCTTCATCACCAAAGCAGAAAATGTTCTTATGTTCTCACCTGTTAGTGATTTAAATCAAGGAACATCTGGCATTTTATctgttacaaattttaaactcACTTTTGTTACAACTGATGACACAAATGgagaa gatGTAGCTCGTCAACATAATCATCTTTATGGATATATGGACACATGTTTAACAAATATAGAAGATATTTATGTAACTGTaggagataaaaaaagaaaattgataccTGGAAATATTGTACCatctaaaataaaaggaatatttattatttgtaaa AATTTACGAACAtggtctttttcttttaaattttcacctATTGGAGATGGAAAGAATCTTCTACAAGCATTATTACATCATGCTTTTCCTAGCAGACATCAATTACTTTTTGCTTATGATTATCA AAAAGCATATTATAGTAGTCTAGATAAAGCTGTTCGTTTATTCCGAGATATCTCAGATTGGTGCAATGAATTGGAACGTATCatatgtaatgaaaaattcagaaaattctGGAGATTATCTACtgttaataaagattttaaacttTGTCGTAG CTTAtctcgatatataattataccagCCTCAATTACTGATAATCAACTAATGGATGCAGCTAAGCGCTTTCAAGGCAACCGTCCACCAATTTGGTCTTGGTCGAATGCGCGTGGTGCAGCATTAGTAAAAATGTCCGAACTTTCACCGTTAGTTACCAGTAgaatacaagaaaatattatgtttgaaAATGTTCGTAAAAGTCATCCTCGCAAAATGCCGCCAATTGTTTTAGAATTGAATAAAGGCATTAGTGTAAAGTTAATAGCTGTAGCATTCTCAAAATTTGCTTGTCTATGTTCACcag aaaatattcggCAGTTTTGGTtacaagataataatttttattcgttagtagaaaatacaaaatggTTAAAGTATGTATCATACTGTTTGCAGAAAGCTGTTGAAGCCTGTGAACATCTTCATTTAGGATATTCTGTTATATTACAAG AAGGTGCTGGTATAGATCTTTGTTGCATTATATCAAGTTTAGTTCAATTGTTACTTGATCCTTATTTTCGAACTATAAATGGATTCCAATCTCTTTTACAAAAGGAATGGGTTGCTAGTGGTCATCCATTCTGTGATAGATTAGGTCATATTTCTAAGAGGACTTCAGAGaag tcTCCATTGCTTCTTTTATATCTTGACTGTATTTGGCAATTGAGTCAACAATTTCCCGGGGAATTTGAATTTACGGAGACGTATCTGACTACTCTATGGGATGCTGCCCATGTTTCTGTTTTCGatacattcatttttaattgcgAGAAAGATCGAGTTGCGGCAGCTacg gATCCAGAAAAGCCACTTGTTCTTCGGAGCGTATGGGATTGGAAGAAACAGTTTAGTgatcaagatattttattattttataatccctTTTACAATCCCCATGAAACAGATTCTAAGGAAAAATTTGTGATAAAACCTTTGTATAATATTGCAAATCTAGAACTATGGACTCAGTGTTATTTTCGATGGATACCAACGTTGGAGATTCATAATGGCGGAGAGAATCATATTGAACTTTATGCAAGATTACTACAGAACAATGTAaatcaattgaaaatgaatataaacgaCAATTGTGGCTCACCTACTGGTAAATCAAATAGTTATTCTGTTCATATGAATATTGATagtttttatccattttcaaataaaaagtcAGGAAATATAGTAAGCACACCAATCATGAATAATTCCATTCTTGCAACAAAAAGTTTATTAGAAGCACAGTCTTTAATTACTGCAACTGActga
- the LOC410106 gene encoding myotubularin-related protein 10-B isoform X2 encodes MESKSCNNFISYVGLEEHEMQPLGSSRRNSLSENNIKLLPGEIFITKAENVLMFSPVSDLNQGTSGILSVTNFKLTFVTTDDTNGEDVARQHNHLYGYMDTCLTNIEDIYVTVGDKKRKLIPGNIVPSKIKGIFIICKNLRTWSFSFKFSPIGDGKNLLQALLHHAFPSRHQLLFAYDYQKAYYSSLDKAVRLFRDISDWCNELERIICNEKFRKFWRLSTVNKDFKLCRSLSRYIIIPASITDNQLMDAAKRFQGNRPPIWSWSNARGAALVKMSELSPLVTSRIQENIMFENVRKSHPRKMPPIVLELNKGISVKLIAVAFSKFACLCSPENIRQFWLQDNNFYSLVENTKWLKYVSYCLQKAVEACEHLHLGYSVILQGAGIDLCCIISSLVQLLLDPYFRTINGFQSLLQKEWVASGHPFCDRLGHISKRTSEKSPLLLLYLDCIWQLSQQFPGEFEFTETYLTTLWDAAHVSVFDTFIFNCEKDRVAAATDPEKPLVLRSVWDWKKQFSDQDILLFYNPFYNPHETDSKEKFVIKPLYNIANLELWTQCYFRWIPTLEIHNGGENHIELYARLLQNNVNQLKMNINDNCGSPTGKSNSYSVHMNIDSFYPFSNKKSGNIVSTPIMNNSILATKSLLEAQSLITATD; translated from the exons ATGGAAAGTAAAAGCTGCAATAATTTCATAAGTTATGTTGGTCTGGAGGAACACGAGATGCAg cCACTAGGTTCTAGTCGACGTAATTCGTTATccgagaataatattaaattgttaccTGGTGAAATCTTCATCACCAAAGCAGAAAATGTTCTTATGTTCTCACCTGTTAGTGATTTAAATCAAGGAACATCTGGCATTTTATctgttacaaattttaaactcACTTTTGTTACAACTGATGACACAAATGgagaa gatGTAGCTCGTCAACATAATCATCTTTATGGATATATGGACACATGTTTAACAAATATAGAAGATATTTATGTAACTGTaggagataaaaaaagaaaattgataccTGGAAATATTGTACCatctaaaataaaaggaatatttattatttgtaaa AATTTACGAACAtggtctttttcttttaaattttcacctATTGGAGATGGAAAGAATCTTCTACAAGCATTATTACATCATGCTTTTCCTAGCAGACATCAATTACTTTTTGCTTATGATTATCA AAAAGCATATTATAGTAGTCTAGATAAAGCTGTTCGTTTATTCCGAGATATCTCAGATTGGTGCAATGAATTGGAACGTATCatatgtaatgaaaaattcagaaaattctGGAGATTATCTACtgttaataaagattttaaacttTGTCGTAG CTTAtctcgatatataattataccagCCTCAATTACTGATAATCAACTAATGGATGCAGCTAAGCGCTTTCAAGGCAACCGTCCACCAATTTGGTCTTGGTCGAATGCGCGTGGTGCAGCATTAGTAAAAATGTCCGAACTTTCACCGTTAGTTACCAGTAgaatacaagaaaatattatgtttgaaAATGTTCGTAAAAGTCATCCTCGCAAAATGCCGCCAATTGTTTTAGAATTGAATAAAGGCATTAGTGTAAAGTTAATAGCTGTAGCATTCTCAAAATTTGCTTGTCTATGTTCACcag aaaatattcggCAGTTTTGGTtacaagataataatttttattcgttagtagaaaatacaaaatggTTAAAGTATGTATCATACTGTTTGCAGAAAGCTGTTGAAGCCTGTGAACATCTTCATTTAGGATATTCTGTTATATTACAAG GTGCTGGTATAGATCTTTGTTGCATTATATCAAGTTTAGTTCAATTGTTACTTGATCCTTATTTTCGAACTATAAATGGATTCCAATCTCTTTTACAAAAGGAATGGGTTGCTAGTGGTCATCCATTCTGTGATAGATTAGGTCATATTTCTAAGAGGACTTCAGAGaag tcTCCATTGCTTCTTTTATATCTTGACTGTATTTGGCAATTGAGTCAACAATTTCCCGGGGAATTTGAATTTACGGAGACGTATCTGACTACTCTATGGGATGCTGCCCATGTTTCTGTTTTCGatacattcatttttaattgcgAGAAAGATCGAGTTGCGGCAGCTacg gATCCAGAAAAGCCACTTGTTCTTCGGAGCGTATGGGATTGGAAGAAACAGTTTAGTgatcaagatattttattattttataatccctTTTACAATCCCCATGAAACAGATTCTAAGGAAAAATTTGTGATAAAACCTTTGTATAATATTGCAAATCTAGAACTATGGACTCAGTGTTATTTTCGATGGATACCAACGTTGGAGATTCATAATGGCGGAGAGAATCATATTGAACTTTATGCAAGATTACTACAGAACAATGTAaatcaattgaaaatgaatataaacgaCAATTGTGGCTCACCTACTGGTAAATCAAATAGTTATTCTGTTCATATGAATATTGATagtttttatccattttcaaataaaaagtcAGGAAATATAGTAAGCACACCAATCATGAATAATTCCATTCTTGCAACAAAAAGTTTATTAGAAGCACAGTCTTTAATTACTGCAACTGActga